Genomic DNA from Streptomyces sp. GS7:
CCGGCTCGGGGGTGCCGGGAGCCAGGTCGTCGGCCGGTATGGGGGCGCCGTATGCGGGAGCGACGGGCAGCACACCGGTCCAGTGGGGGAGCGCGAGGTCCTCGGGATCGTCGTTCGGGCCGCCGGTGCGGATCTTGGCGGAGACCTCCCGCAGATCGAGGCGGATCACGGCCGTGGCGGCCAGCTCCTTCGCGTTCGCCCGCCGGGAGTCGGCGGCACGGCCGGGCACGACGTGCTCGACCAGGGCGTGGAGGGCGGCGGCCTTCTCGTCCTCGGCGACGACCTGGTGGGCGACGCCGTGCACCACGACGCTGCGGTAGTTGACGGAGTGGTGGAACGCGGACTTGGCCAGGACCAGGCCGTCGACGTGCGTGACGGTGACGCAGACCGGGAGGCCGGGGTCCGACTCCGCCGTCCCGCCGGCCATCCGCAGCGGGCGCGAGCCGGTCGAACCGTGCAGATACAGACGGTCTCCGGCGCGGCCGTAGAGCGTGGGAAGGACGACCGGGGCACCGTCGCGCACAAAGCCCAGGTGGCAGACGTATCCCGCATCGAGGATCGCGTGCACCGTGGCCTCGTCGTACGCCGCGCGCTCACGGGAGCGGGTGGGTGTGGTGCGCTCGGTCGGCGCAAAGGACTTCGCCTGCGTCATTGCGGTCTCCATTGCACTAGTGCATAATCAAGTTTGTGCT
This window encodes:
- a CDS encoding pyridoxamine 5'-phosphate oxidase family protein, translating into MTQAKSFAPTERTTPTRSRERAAYDEATVHAILDAGYVCHLGFVRDGAPVVLPTLYGRAGDRLYLHGSTGSRPLRMAGGTAESDPGLPVCVTVTHVDGLVLAKSAFHHSVNYRSVVVHGVAHQVVAEDEKAAALHALVEHVVPGRAADSRRANAKELAATAVIRLDLREVSAKIRTGGPNDDPEDLALPHWTGVLPVAPAYGAPIPADDLAPGTPEPAYLSAR